A portion of the Saimiri boliviensis isolate mSaiBol1 chromosome 1, mSaiBol1.pri, whole genome shotgun sequence genome contains these proteins:
- the DBNDD1 gene encoding dysbindin domain-containing protein 1, whose translation MEPPESAGPGEIVKEAEVPQAALGVPAHGTGESGHTPVEEEVGGIPIPAPGLLQVTERRQPLSSVSSLEVHFDLLDLTELTDMSDQELAEVFADSDDENLNTESPAGLHPLPRAGCLRSPSWTRTRAEQNREKQPLGDPERQAAVLDTFLTVERPPED comes from the exons ATGGAGCCCCCGGAGAGCGCCGGCCCCGGAG AGATcgttaaggaggctgaggtgccaCAGGCCGCACTGGGTGTCCCAGCCCACGGGACAGGGGAGAGTGGCCATACGcctgtggaggaggaggtggggggcaTCCCAATACCAGCCCCAGGGCTTCTACAGGTCACAGAGAGGAGGC AGCCTCTGAGCAGTGTCTCCTCTCTGGAGGTCCACTTTGACCTCCTGGACCTCACTGAACTGACCGACATGTCCGACCAGGAGCTGGCCGAGGTCTTCGCTGACTCGGACGACGAGAACCTCAACACTGAGTCCCCGGCAG GTCTGCACCCACTGCCCCGGGCCGGCTGCCTGCGCTCCCCTTCCTGGACGAGGACAAGGGCTGAGCAGAACCGCGAGAAGCAGCCCCTAGGCGACCCCGAGCGGCAGGCTGCGGTCCTGGACACGTTCCTCACTGTGGAGAGGCCCCCGGAGGACTAG